Part of the Micropterus dolomieu isolate WLL.071019.BEF.003 ecotype Adirondacks linkage group LG22, ASM2129224v1, whole genome shotgun sequence genome is shown below.
AAGTTAGCTGCTAGGTAAATATTACGACTGCTTTTCGGAGCTTCCCGCATTTAGGTCCGCGTTGTTGACATAATAACTCTGCCGTTAGTAATCATTTTGTACCATcgttttattaaatataatagcACGCTTCGCTCCTACGAGATGTGTGGGGTTTTGTTACGTTGCACACAAAGCTAACTGGCTATAGTTAGCCTGTTCGTATGCTAGCTGACATTAGCTAACGTTGCCGAGCCAGCCAGCAACTTCGGCAGGAGAGTTTCGGCGAGCTAACCACGACAGTATTGTCGCTCACAATCAACTTCTGCCGTTAAAAGCAGTCAGCCTGCAGTCATGTTTGAAATGGAGACACATATATCGTGCCTTTTCCCGGAGATCCTGGCCATTATTTTCAGTTATCTGGACGTTAAAGACAAAGGAAGAGTAGCCCAAGTGTGCGCGGCCTGGAGAGACGCGTCCTACCACAAGTCGGTGTGGAGGGGGGTGGAAGCCAAGCTCCATCTGCGGCGAGCCAACCCGTCTCTGTTCCCCAGCCTGCAGACTAGGGGGATCAAAAAAGTTCAGATTCTCAGCCTGAGGCGAAGTCTCAGCTACGTGATTCAAGGGATGCCACACATCGAAAGCCTTAACCTGTGTGGGTGTTTCAACCTCACAGACAACGGACTGGGACATGCTTTTGTGCAGGACATCCCATCCCTGCGGGTGCTGAACCTCAGCCTTTGTAAACAGATCACGGACTCCAGCCTTGGCAGGATTGCCCAGTACCTCAAAAACCTGGAGGTGCTTGAACTTGGTGGATGCAGCAATATCACAAACACAGGCCTGTTGCTCATTGCCTGGGGCTTGCACAGACTCAAGAGCCTTAACCTGCGCAGCTGCAGGCATGTATCCGATGTGGGCATCGGTCACCTGTCAGGCATGACCCGCAGCGCTGCAGAGGGCTGCCTCTCCCTGGAGAAGTTAACCTTGCAGGACTGCCAGAAGCTGACTGACCTTTCCCTCAAACATGTCTCTAAGGGCCTTAACAAGCTCAGAGTGCTCAACCTCAGCTTCTGTGGGGGGATATCGGATGCAGGGATGATCCACTTGTCGCACATGACCCACCTGTGCAGCCTGAACCTGCGGTCGTGTGATAACATCAGTGACACAGGGATAATGCATCTGGCCATGGGCTCCCTCCGGTTGTCTGGTCTTGATGTGTCCTTCTGTGACAAGATTGGAGACCAGAGCCTGGCTTACATCGCCCAAGGGCTTTATCAACTCAAGTCCCTCTCTCTTTGTTCCTGCCATATCAGTGATGATGGCATTAACAGGATGGTGCGCCAGATGCACGAACTCAAGACACTCAACATTGGACAGTGTGTGAGGATCACAGACAAAGGGTTGGAGTTGATAGCCGACCACCTGACCCAGCTGACTGGGATTGATCTATATGGTTGTACTAAGATCACCAAGAGGGGTCTGGAGAGGATAACGCAGCTCCCGTGCCTTAAAGTGTTAAACTTGGGACTGTGGCAGATgactgagagtgagagagtgaggtGAAACCTCTCCTTTTTAGTATACACGTGTTTCATTGTGTATAGAGCTCAGTTGTGTACTGAGACGGGCTGCCTGTATCCATTCTCAATTTTACCATCTATGCTGTGACGAAAAATTAGGAGAGACTCTGCATCGATCACTGGAATATTGTTCACCTCCGCTGCAATACTCCACTCTTATGTTTTCAGTCTTGTTGTCTTGATGTGCATTGTTTAATCTCAGCCTGTGTACAGTTCTTACTATCTAGCTACCTCACCCATCAAACACAGGAGTGCCTACTATCGCTGAATACTAGATTACATTGCATATTTTTGTGACTCGCATACCAATGcagattttgatgtttttaaaaaatctcacTGCAGAATACTAGCTAGGCATTTTAACTCTTAACAGAAAGGCTGGTGTACCTTGGATTGAAGTTTTGATAGAATGCTTTTTTGGCTGATGTATTTTTACTTATGTaaccaatatattttttttgtattgaatgGCCGTTGACAAAATTGTACTTCAAATTGAAGTGGGTGGATCactcctgtctgtctttgtttacCTGTGTAGTTGGCTATGTTTCATATTCCTGAGGAAATAAGTATGTATCAGATGTTCCAGTATCCTACTTTTGTCAAAGGATCATCAATACACCTACAGTACAGCATAGTAATTAACAGCTGCCAAGGCTATATGCAATACCTTTTAAAACTGTTTATCagcgtttttttttctcctgggGAGCTTCCAGCGATAGCGACAgagtatttgtttaaaaaaagcagTAATTTAAGATCGTTTTATATTCATACAGTAGTGATATTTATGAATAAAGATGGCAAATATGTTTCAGCTTTGTTTTTCCGAACTGTTATTTGATTCAGGACTTGACCATACAGCTCTAAGGTTTGTGCAGTTAGATAAAGAGTTTCCTATACAAAATCTAATCGTAATAGCAAAGTATTTTATGCAATATGCTGCATCAAGATAATCAGGAGAATgcctttttatttcttactTTCAGGGCTCTAACTATCATACTGATAGTATGATAGTTAGACATGTTGGGCCCTATATGCTCACTTTTCTAAGGTCAACAATCCTGCAGTAATCGTTTGAGGAAACAACCCACAACTCAttgcattaaacatttttggaaTGATATACAAAGAATGGCAAGACCGCAAGCACAGATTTTAGTTGTCCTATGATGATGCCCCATTTTCAAGTTTTCATCCTGAAACTGAAAGTTTGCATtgttgaccttggaaacagcagttgaaaacacatcaacacaggGTCCATGAAGTAGCTTTTCTTTGGCGTTTTAGTGCTCAGAAATCAAACTGCTTCAAATCTATGAAAGCTGGACAAACTATCTGCTTAGAAAGATTGCGTGATACGATTGAAAGGTCCAGAAGAGCTCCAGGGGTGTAGCCTGACACTGGCCTCTGATTGGAGAAATTTCTTGGgagttaaataataaatgaacattGACAATCTGAACAATTAATGTCAAATTTAATTAACACAATTACCTTTAATCAAAACCATAACATCTGCTAATGTGAAATCAGTCAGAGTGCTTGTCTTCAAACTGGTTTAAAAACTGGTGGTGAACATTTTTTATCTCTGTGGCTCATTTGACAGaatggggggggaaaaaaatcaagaaAGGAAGgcttataatttatttatttacatacatacaaaatccAAATAACTCACAAACATGTctgttttgctttctttttacACAGTTTGATTCttaacacaaacagacagaaggcAGTACATTTCTTATAcaaatgcaaaagaaaaataaggaCAAATACCGTGAATTTGACAGAAACCCCTTAATCAGCTCTGTGTTCCCTCAATAAGGAGTTGAGAAAAGGAGATGACGAGACATTACAGCAATGGCTGACACACAGGCCAATGTATGGGGATTAAAACACTGAACTAAAAATGCTGCTTTCTCTGAACTGAGTGGTGGAAGGTGAGAGGTTAAAGGGGGGTGGAGGGAAACTAATCTCCACTGCAAGAGGCTTGACAGACAAGAAGTACAAAAACAATGATGAGCCATGATGGCTGGAGACCTATTTTTAATCTATCAGGTGCAGTTCTGCCTGTGACGTCAACCAACAAAAACCATTGACAGGACAGgttgagaagaaaaaaaacaacactggaaTCTCAGCATAATAAATTTACATTTCCGTATGGTGaaaatatgaagaaaaaaaaagacgaTTAGAAATAAATGCCAGAAAAGTACTCTCCCATCACACAGTCACggtttgaaaacatttgtagttCACACATTATTTTGACACAAAAGGTTTTTTTTGACACTTCTTTTCCTCAGTTTCTGCTGAGGACACTAACTCGACGGTCATTTTGTTCAGAGCAGATTGCTCTTCAAGATTCTGTGCAAACATTCAATGCATATCCATacagtaaacattttttatatatatatatctctatatctctatagAACATGACTTTCCGCAAGTTATGGCagtagtcacacacacacacattttgtccTGAAGACAAAATTAGACACAAGACAACTGCACTGCTTTTaacttttcagatttttttttttaaagaacgcACAACACATTCCACTTAATTACCTTTATTCAGTCACTGTACGTGTTAAATATCACGTTATTTACAAACTGATCTATAAAGTCAAAAATCTGCTGAAAAGTGACTTTAATTTCCTGTAAATGTAGATGCACTTAGTAATTAAAAACCTCAGCCCTGAAGAtttgaaaaaatacaataaGAAGGAGGCATCACTTGCATTTGTAAGTGATcagaaaaatacaagaaaaaaggGGGCGTTGCTTGTAATTCATCTGTGATTCAGTCCACAAACTAAAGGATCAGGTGGGCTTTACGTAACATCTACAGAAACTTTGGATGAGACTGAATGATCAGTGGATCAGATCAAAGTTCTTACATCATGCCTTAGCACCAGTATCGCAGAGGAATAAATATCCCTGCATTAGGTCCAGTACTGATCTCTGTGCATGCTCCAAGGCCACTAGAACGTTCTCAAAAGAAACATTGCATACCTCATAAACAAGTGGACGTTGTGTGCAAAACCATCTAAAAATGAATACGTCACCAAggataaaaactttttttgtttcctctctctctcacacacacacacacacacacacacacacacacacacacaggtatttGAGAACGTAGTATAACTAAAAGCTGACCTTTGATCCATGTCAAAGGTCGGTCCTTGATCCCCCTCTCGTGCCAGTGACCCAGCCACAGATTACACAGTAAAAACGTACCAACAACTTAATCCCGGCTACAACGACAGATCCACAGCTGCAAGCTGGGAGGAAACATTTGGAGAACATGCTGCATTTATTTGGTTAAAAAGTAGCCTTTCCCAGGTGTTCAGATGACCGGCCACGGGTTGCTGTATTTCTGTTAAACTAGGGAACAAtgagtaaaaatacaaaacaagcaTCTACATGGCTCCATGATTTACCCACTGAACTCCGCTCCTCCCTGCTCCCCTCTAGATGTAGCAGCTCCCCAGTTCTTTAAGAAAATAAGTGCTTTCCTGCCCCATATCAGGAAtaattttacccattttaactTGAATGATTTGCGAGAGGAAAAAGACTGAGACAGGCATGGGTGAGGTAACTGTGCTTAATCTAGCAGTTCCTGCTGTGAATGAAGTCGTCTAGGGAGGAAGGTTGGCAGTAAACTCAAAGACTTTGTGCGCAAGTTTGTTTCTTTCACCTGATATCCTTTCTCTCCCAGCGCACCTGTCCCAGACTTACAGGTGTGCAATGATAGTGTGTACTACAAGTGAA
Proteins encoded:
- the fbxl14a gene encoding F-box/LRR-repeat protein 14a; the protein is MFEMETHISCLFPEILAIIFSYLDVKDKGRVAQVCAAWRDASYHKSVWRGVEAKLHLRRANPSLFPSLQTRGIKKVQILSLRRSLSYVIQGMPHIESLNLCGCFNLTDNGLGHAFVQDIPSLRVLNLSLCKQITDSSLGRIAQYLKNLEVLELGGCSNITNTGLLLIAWGLHRLKSLNLRSCRHVSDVGIGHLSGMTRSAAEGCLSLEKLTLQDCQKLTDLSLKHVSKGLNKLRVLNLSFCGGISDAGMIHLSHMTHLCSLNLRSCDNISDTGIMHLAMGSLRLSGLDVSFCDKIGDQSLAYIAQGLYQLKSLSLCSCHISDDGINRMVRQMHELKTLNIGQCVRITDKGLELIADHLTQLTGIDLYGCTKITKRGLERITQLPCLKVLNLGLWQMTESERVR